The following DNA comes from Flavisolibacter ginsenosidimutans.
GGATCGGGTATTGTTGGAATGCCTAAGGGATCATACGGTTTTGCCAACGGTCATCTCTTGCTGCGCAATACAACCGCAACGTCTTCCGGCACGGCTTATGGCAGCGGCGCCGTGGGCACGGGCACAAGCATACAGGGCGTTGGCACAAGCGAGGCAAGCATTGGTGTAAACGGGAAAAATCCTTACGCTGTTTCGTGGCTTTGGGGCGACCGTCAACCGCGTTCTATTCGGAATGATTCGGCAAGAAGGCACTAAGAATTACGATTCTTTTATTTCTCTTACCTCGTAACGAGAAGCATAAGGCAAAGGCTTTACAGGCTCGTGCAAATAAGCCGACCACACATGCGTAAACGAAGCGCCAAAATACAAGATGAGCGATGAGTAAAACACAAACAACAACACCAGGACAACGCTTGCCGATGCGCCGTATAAATTGCTGATGTTGCTGTTGATGAGCAGGAGCCGCAACACGTATTTACCGGCGGTAAAAAGAATAGCCGTTACAAAAGCCCCGCTGAAAGCCACTTTCCACGAAGGCCGGGCATCGGGCAGCAACCGGAAAAGAACGCCGAACCAAAGCGTTACAAACAACAGCGAAAGCACATAGTTGAACACGCTATTAATGTAAAGCGCTAGTGCCGGAAAAACGGCCGCAATGCTTTTGCCCATTTGCGCTTTTGCCGCTTCGGCAAGTATGCTTACAAGAATTAAAACGCCGGTAGCCAAAATGATAAGAACCGATTGTAAACGGGTACGCAACTGTTTGGCAACGCTTCTTCCCTCAACCACTTTAATGCGCCACAGTTGGTTGATGGAACTTTTTATCACCATCAGCATAGT
Coding sequences within:
- a CDS encoding YihY/virulence factor BrkB family protein; protein product: MAHAVQTKLKFSLSHLPAIFKRAFAHLIHNDPLRMAGATAFFTSFALPFILILLTQFMGLVLDPLKIRHSLFRDLSGIVGEQSVRQVVDTLIAFRQLAHNVWITAFGFLFLLMVATTMLMVIKSSINQLWRIKVVEGRSVAKQLRTRLQSVLIILATGVLILVSILAEAAKAQMGKSIAAVFPALALYINSVFNYVLSLLFVTLWFGVLFRLLPDARPSWKVAFSGAFVTAILFTAGKYVLRLLLINSNISNLYGASASVVLVLLFVFYSSLILYFGASFTHVWSAYLHEPVKPLPYASRYEVREIKES